CGTCGGCCGCCGCAGCCAAGAAGCAGATCGGTGTCGACGTCGCGGCGGCGCAGGACGCGGGCGCGAAGGTCACCACGCCGACCATCGAGGGATATCCGAGTTCGCTGCAGCTCAAGGCGGGCGGCGTGATCGAGATGCAGTACGGCACGTGGACGTTGTCCCTGGCCGTCAGTGACAAGCTGGCCAGTGACGCCAAGTTGACCAGTGGTCTGCCGGACCTGGCCGGCCAGGTGTTGACTCGGCTGGTGAAGAACGGCTGACCCACGCCGAGCAAGGGGCCGGCCCGCGGGTCGGCCCCTTGCTCTTTGTCGGTCGGGACCGGCTCGAAGGCCGGGCGAGCGTCGTTCAGTGCGCGGCGAGCGGTGCCGGTGTTGCCGTCACGGGGCGCGGTACGACGTATGCGCGGTGCCGCGCCGGATGACGCCAGGAAGTGAACACACTCCGGTACACGACCTGGACGAAGGTGGCGACATGGACGAGCCCGGGGCGGCCGAGACGGTGTCGTCCTCGAACGAGCGGTGCGGCGACGGTACTCGTCACGATGTCCTCCTACTGGTGCGGTCCGGTCCAGCCCGCTGGGTCGAGCATCATCGACGCGATCAGAGCGCCCACGAGAGCCTTTGATCACGCTACGTGAGAGTCTGAAGGCGCAGTCGGATGTCGTTCGGTGTGTCGTGTGGGCGTTAAGTGCAGGGAGGGACGAGATGACCATCACGGTCGCGGTGACTGGCGGTATCGGGGCGGGCAAGTCGACGGTCGCGGGGATGCTGGCCGCCAGGGGTGCCGTGGTGGTCGATTCCGACCGGCTGGCCCGCGAGGTGGTCGGGATCGGCACGCCCGGCCTGCTGGCCATCGAGCAGAGGTTCGGGTCGGCGATCATCGCCGGCGACGGGTCGTTGGACCGCGCCGCCTTGGCGGCCATCGTGTTCGCCGATGCCGGGGCGCGCAAAGACCTCGAAGGCATCACGCACCCGTTGGTGCGGGCCCGGTTCGAGGCCCTCCGGGCCGCGGCACCCCCCGGCAGCGTCGTCGTCAACGACATCCCGTTGGTCACCAACCGTGACGTAGCCGCCGCCTTCCACCTGGTGGTCGGTGTCCGCGCACCGGACAACGTCCGGGTCGCCCGGCTGATCGATCGGGGCCTGACCGAGGCCGATGCCAGGGCCCGGATGGCGACCCAGATCGATGACGAACTCCGGCGGTCTCTGTGCGACGTCTGGATCGACAACGGCGGATCACCGGTCCAGGCCCGGCGTCAGACCGACCTGTTGTGGTCGCGGTTGGTCCAGTTCGCCGCCAACGTCGATGCCCACCGGGTGGCGCCGGACGGTGACGGTTCCGTGGTCGCCTACCGGCCGGAATGGCCGCTTGCCGCCGCACTCCTGTCGGACCGGATCGAACGAGTCATCGGAGCCGGCCCGGTCCGTCACGTCGGACCGACGTCGCGTCCCGGTCAGCCGGCGATCGACTGCATCGAACTGGAGGTCGGGGTGGTCGGGCGGGACCAGGTCGAATCGTGGGCACCGGCGCTCGCCGAGGCCGGGTTCCCGCGGCGGCCCGACGCGCCGGAGCCGGCGCCGGGACGGCTCGACGTCGCGCACGGAAACGCCGACCCAGGACGAAGTCTCAATCTCTACTTCACGGTGAGGTAGAACGGTTCGGCAGACCGGGGCCGGAGGCCGGGGCGACGCTCGGTCACAGGTGACTGTCGGTGCCCCCGCGTAGCCTGTGAAACGTGGCATTCGCGACCGAACATCCAGTACTCGCCGTCTCCGAACATCGACCGGTGGGGGCCATTCCGCGCAGCAATGCGCGGTTCGAGGTCATCAGTGACTATCGCCCGGCCGGCGATCAGCCGACGGCGATCGCCGAGCTCGAGCGCCGCATCAAGGCCGGCGAGAAGGACATCGTCCTGCTCGGGGCGACCGGTACGGGCAAGTCGGCGACGACGGCGTGGCTGATCGAGAAGGTGCAACGTCCGACTCTGGTCATGGCGCCGAACAAGACGCTGGCCGCCCAGCTGGCCAACGAGTTGCGGGAGCTGTTCCCGAACAACGCCGTCGAGTACTTCGTGTCGTACTACGACTACTACCAGCCCGAGGCGTACGTCCCGCAGACCGACACCTACATCGAGAAGGACTCGTCGGTGAACGCCGACGTCGAACGCCTACGGCACTCGGCCACCATGTCGTTGCTCTCCCGCCGCGACGTGATCGTGGTCGCGTCGGTGTCGTGCATCTACGGTCTCGGTACCCCGCAGTCGTACCTGGATCGCTCACTGCCGGTGAACGTCGGCATGCAGATGGACCGGGACGCCCTCCTCCGTGCGCTGGTCGACATCCAGTACTCGCGCAACGACCTGGCCTTCACGCGCGGCGCCTTCCGGGTCCGCGGCGACACCGTCGAGATCATCCCCGCCTACGAGGAACTGGCCATCCGGATCGAGTTCTTCGGCGACGAGATCGAGAAGCTCTATTATCTGCATCCGCTCACCGGGGACATCGTGCGAGAGGTCCCGGGCCTGCGGATCTTCCCGGCCACGCACTATGTCGCCGGTCCGGAGCGGATGGCCAAGGCGGTCGCCGCCATCGAGGACGAACTGGCCGGCCGGCTGGCGGAACTGGAGAAGCAGGGCGACCTCCTGGAGGCGCAGCGCCTCCGGATGCGAACCACCTACGACCTGGAGATGATCCGCCAGGTGGGGTTCTGTTCGGGGATCGAGAACTACTCCCGGCACATCGACGCGCGCGCCGCCGGAACCGCTCCGGCCACCCTGATCGACTACTTCCCCGAAGACTTCCTGCTGGTCATCGACGAGTCCCACGTCACGGTTCCGCAGATCGGCGCCATGCACGAAGGGGACGCGTCGCGGAAGCGCACGCTCGTCGATCA
This window of the Nakamurella panacisegetis genome carries:
- the coaE gene encoding dephospho-CoA kinase produces the protein MTITVAVTGGIGAGKSTVAGMLAARGAVVVDSDRLAREVVGIGTPGLLAIEQRFGSAIIAGDGSLDRAALAAIVFADAGARKDLEGITHPLVRARFEALRAAAPPGSVVVNDIPLVTNRDVAAAFHLVVGVRAPDNVRVARLIDRGLTEADARARMATQIDDELRRSLCDVWIDNGGSPVQARRQTDLLWSRLVQFAANVDAHRVAPDGDGSVVAYRPEWPLAAALLSDRIERVIGAGPVRHVGPTSRPGQPAIDCIELEVGVVGRDQVESWAPALAEAGFPRRPDAPEPAPGRLDVAHGNADPGRSLNLYFTVR
- the uvrB gene encoding excinuclease ABC subunit UvrB; amino-acid sequence: MAFATEHPVLAVSEHRPVGAIPRSNARFEVISDYRPAGDQPTAIAELERRIKAGEKDIVLLGATGTGKSATTAWLIEKVQRPTLVMAPNKTLAAQLANELRELFPNNAVEYFVSYYDYYQPEAYVPQTDTYIEKDSSVNADVERLRHSATMSLLSRRDVIVVASVSCIYGLGTPQSYLDRSLPVNVGMQMDRDALLRALVDIQYSRNDLAFTRGAFRVRGDTVEIIPAYEELAIRIEFFGDEIEKLYYLHPLTGDIVREVPGLRIFPATHYVAGPERMAKAVAAIEDELAGRLAELEKQGDLLEAQRLRMRTTYDLEMIRQVGFCSGIENYSRHIDARAAGTAPATLIDYFPEDFLLVIDESHVTVPQIGAMHEGDASRKRTLVDHGFRLPSALDNRPLTWEEFAGRIGQTVYLSATPGPYELGRAGGEFVEQVIRPTGLVDPEVIIKPTTGQIDDLIGEIRKRVEVDERVLVTTLTKKMSEDLTDYLLEMGVRVRYLHSEVDTLRRVELLRELRLGEFDVLVGINLLREGLDLPEVSLVAILDADKEGFLRSGTALIQTIGRAARNVNGQVHMYADKITPSMARAIEETDRRREKQVAYNLAAGLDPQPLRKKINDILAQVYAEAEDTAEITASGSKVKLGGSGRNASRGRKAPGEVGGSSGVFAGHSTAGMARSELADLVQQLTDQMMASARELQFELAGRLRDEIHELKKEIRDMDAAGVGAR